A single genomic interval of Hydrogenispora ethanolica harbors:
- the rsmI gene encoding 16S rRNA (cytidine(1402)-2'-O)-methyltransferase: MTEEQTQAQTGTLYLVGTPLGNLEDITQRALRTLREVDLIAAEDTRHTLKLLNYFEIKRPLLSYHQHNERERADGIISRLRTGANVALVSDAGMPGISDPGQWLVAEAVRQGIRVVPVPGPSAVVTALAASGLDSSSFRFGGFLPRRKTEQLQQLERLKEFPGTLIWYEAPHRLVQTLKNIQAALGDRSIVLARELTKVHEQFIRGSISEVLAELERNGVKGEFTILVEGCLAPEIIRQDSTNPDLEEILNNLDNRNGSLRENLKAIARQTGRGTREIYQLYLQKKGKNKEEA, encoded by the coding sequence ATGACGGAAGAGCAAACGCAAGCGCAAACGGGAACGCTGTATCTGGTGGGGACGCCGCTGGGGAATCTGGAGGATATTACGCAACGGGCATTGCGGACTCTGCGGGAGGTCGATCTGATCGCCGCCGAGGATACCCGGCATACCCTAAAGTTGCTGAATTATTTTGAAATCAAGCGGCCCTTGCTCAGCTATCATCAGCATAATGAGCGGGAGCGGGCCGACGGCATCATCAGCCGGCTGCGGACCGGCGCCAACGTGGCCCTGGTCTCCGACGCCGGAATGCCGGGGATCTCCGATCCCGGCCAATGGCTGGTGGCGGAGGCGGTGCGCCAGGGGATCCGCGTGGTCCCGGTCCCCGGTCCTTCGGCGGTCGTTACCGCACTGGCCGCCTCGGGGCTGGATTCAAGCTCCTTCCGGTTCGGGGGGTTTTTGCCCCGTCGCAAGACAGAGCAGCTGCAACAGCTGGAGCGGCTCAAAGAGTTCCCTGGGACGCTCATTTGGTACGAGGCGCCGCACCGCTTGGTACAGACCCTCAAGAATATCCAGGCGGCGCTGGGGGATCGTTCCATCGTCCTGGCGCGGGAATTGACCAAAGTCCATGAACAGTTTATCCGCGGGAGCATCAGCGAAGTGCTGGCGGAGTTGGAGCGCAATGGCGTCAAAGGAGAGTTTACGATCCTGGTCGAAGGCTGTTTAGCACCGGAAATCATCCGACAGGATTCGACAAACCCAGATTTGGAAGAAATTTTAAATAACCTGGACAACCGGAACGGCAGTTTGAGAGAGAATCTGAAGGCGATCGCCCGGCAGACCGGCCGCGGCACCCGCGAGATTTACCAATTGTACCTTCAAAAAAAAGGGAAAAACAAAGAGGAGGCTTAA
- a CDS encoding AbrB/MazE/SpoVT family DNA-binding domain-containing protein, translated as MMMKSTGIVRKVDELGRVVIPIELRRTLQIDEKDALEIYVDSEKIILKKYEPACIFCGNAEGIRDFKGKNICKSCLESMKGAC; from the coding sequence ATCATGATGAAATCTACAGGGATCGTGAGAAAAGTCGACGAATTGGGAAGGGTGGTTATTCCGATCGAACTGCGCCGGACCCTTCAGATCGACGAAAAAGACGCGCTTGAAATTTATGTAGACAGCGAGAAAATCATCTTGAAAAAATACGAACCTGCCTGTATCTTCTGCGGAAATGCCGAAGGTATCCGGGATTTCAAAGGCAAGAACATTTGCAAATCCTGCCTGGAATCCATGAAGGGCGCTTGCTAA
- the metG gene encoding methionine--tRNA ligase, whose product MLGKRCRFRQQLSFCRVSFWRRIGVVPRRLTSRPLPGIRGFFILIFRKSKRSQRGIRMGKFYLTTPIYYPSDNLHIGHAYTTVVADALARYHRQIGDEVWFLTGTDEHGQKIQRRAEAAGVTPQAYVDGIVANIKQLWQLFQISNDDFIRTTEERHERAVQQIFDRLYQQGDIYKSEYQGWYCTPCEAFWLERQLQDGKCPDCGREVELVKEESYFFRMSKYADRLIRHIEEHPEFIQPVSRKNEMVNNFLKPGLEDLCVSRTTFSWGIPITFDPKHVIYVWLDALSNYITALGYPEETELFRKFWPAELHLVGKEIVRFHTIYWPIILMALGLPLPKQVFGHGWLVLEGGKMSKSKGNVIDPAVLIAKYGLDPIRYYLLREIPFGSDGSYTEEALILRTNQDLANDLGNLLHRSLSMIEKFNGGVIPTPGAYQELDQQVIDQARQSIREMSEAMAKLEVNNALIAIFKLVSRANKYIDEAAPWALAKQPDGRERLHTVLYTMAETLRLSAVLLVPFLVETPGKIWNQLGVDGIPAEQDYQSASQWGGLQPGTVTRKGNPIFPRIEDEKKEASKPETPKEEKTVTATPPQPEQPGIEQITIEDFARIDLRVAKVLEAERVEKSDKLLRLKVKVLGAERQIVAGIAQHYQPEQLVGKEIVVVANLKPAKLRGLLSEGMLLAASNEDGKLALVRPEAEIGAGAKVR is encoded by the coding sequence ATGTTGGGGAAACGATGCCGCTTCCGGCAGCAGCTGTCTTTTTGCCGGGTATCGTTTTGGAGGAGAATTGGGGTGGTACCACGAAGGCTAACCTCTCGTCCCCTGCCGGGGATAAGGGGTTTTTTTATTTTGATTTTCAGGAAATCGAAACGTTCGCAGAGGGGGATTCGCATGGGCAAGTTTTATCTGACGACACCAATCTATTATCCCAGTGACAATCTGCATATCGGGCATGCGTACACCACGGTGGTGGCCGACGCCTTGGCCCGTTATCACCGGCAGATCGGGGACGAAGTCTGGTTTTTGACCGGCACCGACGAACATGGCCAAAAGATTCAGCGCCGGGCCGAGGCGGCCGGGGTGACTCCCCAGGCCTATGTGGACGGGATCGTGGCTAACATCAAGCAGCTGTGGCAGCTCTTTCAGATCAGCAACGACGATTTCATCCGTACCACCGAGGAACGGCACGAGCGAGCGGTCCAGCAGATCTTCGACCGCCTTTACCAGCAGGGGGATATCTACAAAAGCGAGTACCAGGGCTGGTACTGTACGCCTTGCGAGGCTTTCTGGCTGGAACGGCAGTTACAGGACGGCAAATGCCCGGATTGTGGCCGCGAGGTCGAGCTGGTCAAGGAGGAGAGCTACTTCTTCCGGATGTCCAAATACGCCGATCGTTTGATCCGGCATATTGAGGAGCATCCCGAATTCATCCAGCCGGTCTCGCGCAAGAACGAAATGGTCAACAACTTCCTCAAGCCGGGGTTGGAGGATCTCTGTGTGTCGCGGACCACCTTCAGCTGGGGGATTCCGATTACCTTCGATCCGAAGCACGTCATCTACGTCTGGCTGGACGCCCTTTCCAATTACATCACGGCGCTGGGCTATCCGGAAGAGACTGAATTGTTCCGCAAATTCTGGCCGGCCGAACTGCACCTGGTGGGAAAGGAGATCGTCCGTTTTCACACCATTTACTGGCCGATTATCTTGATGGCCTTGGGTCTGCCGCTGCCGAAACAGGTTTTCGGCCACGGCTGGCTGGTCCTGGAAGGCGGAAAAATGTCCAAATCCAAGGGGAACGTGATCGACCCGGCGGTATTGATCGCCAAATACGGCCTGGATCCCATCCGCTACTACCTGTTGCGGGAGATCCCCTTCGGCTCCGACGGTTCCTATACCGAAGAGGCGTTGATCCTTCGTACCAACCAGGATCTCGCCAACGACCTGGGCAACTTGCTGCACCGGTCGTTATCGATGATCGAAAAGTTCAACGGCGGGGTCATTCCGACGCCCGGCGCCTATCAGGAGCTGGACCAACAGGTTATCGACCAGGCGCGCCAGAGCATCCGGGAGATGAGCGAGGCCATGGCTAAGCTGGAAGTCAACAACGCGCTGATCGCCATCTTCAAGCTGGTGAGCAGAGCCAATAAGTATATCGACGAGGCCGCGCCCTGGGCGCTCGCCAAACAGCCGGACGGCCGGGAGCGCTTGCATACCGTGCTGTATACCATGGCCGAAACTTTACGGCTGTCCGCGGTGCTGCTGGTGCCTTTCCTGGTCGAGACCCCGGGCAAGATTTGGAATCAACTCGGCGTGGACGGCATTCCGGCCGAGCAGGATTATCAGTCCGCGAGCCAGTGGGGCGGTTTGCAGCCGGGTACCGTGACCCGGAAAGGCAACCCGATCTTCCCGCGGATCGAGGATGAAAAGAAGGAAGCATCCAAACCGGAAACACCCAAGGAGGAAAAGACTGTGACAGCGACACCACCCCAGCCGGAACAGCCCGGCATCGAACAGATTACCATTGAGGATTTCGCCCGGATCGACCTTCGGGTGGCCAAAGTTCTGGAAGCCGAGCGGGTGGAGAAATCCGACAAGCTGCTCCGCCTCAAGGTCAAGGTACTCGGGGCCGAACGGCAGATTGTGGCGGGGATTGCCCAGCATTACCAGCCGGAGCAATTGGTCGGGAAAGAAATCGTGGTGGTGGCCAATCTCAAGCCAGCCAAACTGCGGGGACTCCTCTCCGAGGGGATGCTGCTGGCCGCCTCCAATGAAGACGGCAAGCTGGCGCTGGTACGGCCGGAGGCCGAAATCGGCGCAGGCGCGAAGGTGCGGTAG